The following proteins are co-located in the Vigna unguiculata cultivar IT97K-499-35 chromosome 9, ASM411807v1, whole genome shotgun sequence genome:
- the LOC114163980 gene encoding putative RING-H2 finger protein ATL21A isoform X1 has protein sequence MKIPNPILTLFILLNPPLVLANIETCSDSVCQSGEPVIRFPFRIEGKHAEACGYPGFIVSCNQNPQTLLNLPNWDPLKIQTINYAAQQLWVNDPGNCLPKRLLSLNLSASPFRAVYHQQFTFFNCSVNLPNLVRRYRPIGCLSDPPKYAVFATPSTTVVSHLSSVCDLVATVKVPVQSPFYDQVTSSELGEDLRLTWESPACGRCESHGGRCGFRSDDTFELDCFGFPSKGGTICMYMYNDHFKHSVKMRTIRNNKDKKGISRGARYAIAICIGVPAMLCSFGVLSCICSWLKMRNHDGPWAHETVADFEALAGSRPTSVSGLDRPTIESYPKIVIGENRRLPKKSEKTCSICLSEYMPKETVKSIPECGHCFHAQCIDEWLPLNASCPICRTSPRKFPQPRARSSP, from the exons ATGAAAATCCCCAATCCCATACTCACGCTCTTCATCCTCTTGAACCCTCCACTAGTACTGGCAAACATAGAAACATGTTCAGACAGCGTTTGCCAGAGTGGTGAGCCAGTGATCCGATTCCCCTTCCGCATAGAAGGAAAACACGCAGAAGCATGCGGATACCCAGGCTTCATAGTCTCCTGCAACCAGAACCCCCAAACACTCCTCAACCTACCAAATTGGGACCCACTCAAAATCCAAACGATAAACTACGCCGCTCAGCAACTGTGGGTCAACGATCCCGGCAACTGCCTCCCCAAACGCCTCCTCTCTCTCAATCTCTCCGCCTCTCCCTTCCGCGCCGTTTACCACCAGCAGTTCACCTTCTTCAACTGCTCCGTCAATTTGCCGAACCTCGTTCGTCGATACCGTCCCATAGGTTGCCTCAGCGATCCTCCCAAGTACGCCGTTTTCGCCACGCCTTCTACGACTGTGGTTAGCCACTTGTCTTCCGTCTGTGATTTAGTGGCCACGGTGAAGGTGCCTGTGCAGTCACCGTTTTACGATCAAGTCACATCGTCGGAACTCGGCGAGGATCTGCGTCTCACGTGGGAATCGCCGGCGTGCGGGAGGTGCGAGTCCCACGGTGGCCGGTGCGGCTTCAGGAGTGACGACACTTTTGAGCTTGATTGCTTTGGTTTTCCTTCGAAAG gtggcacgatTTGTATGTACATGTAcaatgatcattttaaacattctgtcaaaatgagaacCATCCGCAACAATAAGGataaaaaag GGATTTCTCGTGGTGCCCGTTACGCCATAGCCATATGCATAGGGGTACCAGCAATGTTATGCTCCTTTGGAGTATTGAGTTGCATCTGCAGCTGGCTCAAAATGAGGAATCATGATGGACCTTGGGCTCACGAAACTGTGGCAGATTTTGAGGCTCTAGCGGGCTCAAGGCCCACATCAGTGTCGGGCCTGGACAGACCCACAATCGAATCGTACCCAAAAATAGTCATAGGTGAGAACAGACGGTTACCGAAGAAGAGTGAGAAAACGTGCTCAATATGTCTGTCAGAGTACATGCCAAAAGAGACAGTGAAAAGCATACCTGAATGCGGACACTGCTTTCATGCACAATGCATCGATGAATGGCTTCCACTGAACGCTTCGTGCCCAATTTGCCGAACTTCTCCCCGAAAGTTTCCACAACCGCGTGCTCGATCATCACCATAA
- the LOC114163980 gene encoding putative RING-H2 finger protein ATL21A isoform X2, with the protein MKIPNPILTLFILLNPPLVLANIETCSDSVCQSGEPVIRFPFRIEGKHAEACGYPGFIVSCNQNPQTLLNLPNWDPLKIQTINYAAQQLWVNDPGNCLPKRLLSLNLSASPFRAVYHQQFTFFNCSVNLPNLVRRYRPIGCLSDPPKYAVFATPSTTVVSHLSSVCDLVATVKVPVQSPFYDQVTSSELGEDLRLTWESPACGRCESHGGRCGFRSDDTFELDCFGFPSKGISRGARYAIAICIGVPAMLCSFGVLSCICSWLKMRNHDGPWAHETVADFEALAGSRPTSVSGLDRPTIESYPKIVIGENRRLPKKSEKTCSICLSEYMPKETVKSIPECGHCFHAQCIDEWLPLNASCPICRTSPRKFPQPRARSSP; encoded by the exons ATGAAAATCCCCAATCCCATACTCACGCTCTTCATCCTCTTGAACCCTCCACTAGTACTGGCAAACATAGAAACATGTTCAGACAGCGTTTGCCAGAGTGGTGAGCCAGTGATCCGATTCCCCTTCCGCATAGAAGGAAAACACGCAGAAGCATGCGGATACCCAGGCTTCATAGTCTCCTGCAACCAGAACCCCCAAACACTCCTCAACCTACCAAATTGGGACCCACTCAAAATCCAAACGATAAACTACGCCGCTCAGCAACTGTGGGTCAACGATCCCGGCAACTGCCTCCCCAAACGCCTCCTCTCTCTCAATCTCTCCGCCTCTCCCTTCCGCGCCGTTTACCACCAGCAGTTCACCTTCTTCAACTGCTCCGTCAATTTGCCGAACCTCGTTCGTCGATACCGTCCCATAGGTTGCCTCAGCGATCCTCCCAAGTACGCCGTTTTCGCCACGCCTTCTACGACTGTGGTTAGCCACTTGTCTTCCGTCTGTGATTTAGTGGCCACGGTGAAGGTGCCTGTGCAGTCACCGTTTTACGATCAAGTCACATCGTCGGAACTCGGCGAGGATCTGCGTCTCACGTGGGAATCGCCGGCGTGCGGGAGGTGCGAGTCCCACGGTGGCCGGTGCGGCTTCAGGAGTGACGACACTTTTGAGCTTGATTGCTTTGGTTTTCCTTCGAAAG GGATTTCTCGTGGTGCCCGTTACGCCATAGCCATATGCATAGGGGTACCAGCAATGTTATGCTCCTTTGGAGTATTGAGTTGCATCTGCAGCTGGCTCAAAATGAGGAATCATGATGGACCTTGGGCTCACGAAACTGTGGCAGATTTTGAGGCTCTAGCGGGCTCAAGGCCCACATCAGTGTCGGGCCTGGACAGACCCACAATCGAATCGTACCCAAAAATAGTCATAGGTGAGAACAGACGGTTACCGAAGAAGAGTGAGAAAACGTGCTCAATATGTCTGTCAGAGTACATGCCAAAAGAGACAGTGAAAAGCATACCTGAATGCGGACACTGCTTTCATGCACAATGCATCGATGAATGGCTTCCACTGAACGCTTCGTGCCCAATTTGCCGAACTTCTCCCCGAAAGTTTCCACAACCGCGTGCTCGATCATCACCATAA